ACAAACCATACAAGGAGAGAATAATGTATATAGTATTGCCGAAACTAGCGGAAGAACAAATAATATCATACAAACAACAAACGATTTTGGAAGAAGCTCGAGCCGAGAATTTGAAAGAGAGCTTGGCAACAGCGATAATGGACAACATAATATCGGCACAGATGACGGAGAAAAAAAAGGAAATCTCATCCAAAATGTGGGATATAGCGGAAAATCCATTACAGATGAGCTTATCGGAGATATCAAAACTGATAGAGAAAGCGCCATCAAACCAACGGGGGACATACGACTATCAACTCAGCAAAGCACTAATGCCTTATCAGATAATGAATTTCCAAAATTTGAGCTTGGAGCAAGAATTGACAATTTGCTTAGATCAGAACTTGCAAACAAAATTATTTCAGCTTTTATCTCAAATTTTAATGGAACAAGAATTGGAGAAAACAGAACAGAGTTTGGAGAGCGAGATCAAGCAAGAGTTGGCTGGAGTGATAACGATATTGCAGAATATGGATACGACACGGATGATACAGGAGAACAAATATCATCAGAATATGACGGAGGAGGACAAAGAGAATTCTCAGGATCAGGATACTTGGGAGAGTTTGGACTTTTTAGCCAAAGAGATACAGACGCTAAACGGGAAGCTGGAGAGCCTGATAGAGAGTTTGCAAACGAGCAATCTACAAATCAATCAGAGCTTGGAGGATTTGAGAACGGAAATGATGAACATACTATCGGAGATAACGCAGGGCAAGAACAATTTACAGATGATCTCGAGCAATCCGAAACTAAATTCGATGATACAAATGGGCAAGGAGATAATGCAGAATTTGCCAGCTTCGACGACACCACAGATAGTAATGCAATTTTTAATGGCTCAACAGAGCAAGAATATATTGATGAGATTTATAGAGCAGAAGATAATGCCGATAACTCAAATATTTCTGAATTACATAGTCAAGATGAACCATCAGGAACTAACGAGCCAAATCAAACTGGAAGCGATGAGCTTAGCAAAGAGCAATCCGTCAATCAAACTTCCCAAACAGTGGAACAATTAGAACCTGATGAAGCAATAAAAGAAAACAATAAACTTTTTCTCACATTCTCATCATATCAATTTTTAGTCAAATATAAAGCAGAGGGATATAAAGGTAAATTCGATTTTAATTTGACGAAAAGAGAAAGGGTAAAGGCAAACTATGAAGCCTTAAAGCTTACTCAGATTATTTTAACCGATATTAATAGAAAAGACCCGATAGCTACGCCAAGCGAACAGGAAATACTGGCTAAATTTAGCGGATATGGCGGATTAAAAGAATTTTTCGTGGAAGATAGATTTCAAGAGCAAAGGTCCGAACTTTTAGAGCTTGTCGGTCAAGAAAATTTCGATGATTTGATGAGAAGTAGCGAAAATGCCTATTATACGCCTGATGATCTAATAACTAGAATGTATGACGGATTAAACGAGCTAGGCGTTAGCAAAAAAGAAAAGGTTTATGCATTAGAGCCTAGCTGCGGTATAGGCAGGTTTATATCTTTAGCTCCGAGCAATTTTATCTTTGAAGCAATAGAAAAAGATAAAATAACAGCTACGATCGCAAAGCTACTACATCCAAATATAAAAATTTACAATGATGGCTTCGAGAATGTAAATACTTATAGAGAATATGATGTCGTCGTAGGCAATCCGCCTTTTGGGCAAGATAAAATAAACGATTATAAAAGTCGCGGCAATAAACAAAGTATTCATAATTATTTTGCAATTAGGGCTGGAGAGCTGATTAAAGAGGGAGGCGTAGTTAGCTTTGTAATAAGTTCGTATTTTCTTGATAGTTCTACGGATACTCAACGATCGATTATGTCTGAAAACGGCGAATTTATATCAGCGTTTAGGCTGCCTAGTTCTATTTTTCAGCACACTGAAGTATTAACGGATGTATTTTACTACACAAAACTTGCCGACGAAGAAAAAGGTAACAAGGCTAGAAACAGTAATTTCTTAGTTTCAAGCAACAGGGCAAGAAGCTTTAGTAATCAACAAGAAATAGGCTTAAACGAATATTTTGATATTAATCCACAAAATTTAATCGGCTTGCCAGATGTTAGAACAAATCAATTTGGTCAGAATGTTTTAGCATTAGAGGAGGATAGTGGCAATAGATGGCAAGATGAGTTAAGAATTAGAATACACGAAGAACACGAGTTTAGAGGCGATATTTTTAAGCTTAATGAGCCAAATGTTACGCCTACGACGGAAATTCCTTTTTATGAGATGACGGATGAAGAAGTAAGATATATCTACAGCCTTGCTAATGGAAATTTGTTTGAATTTGATGGTAAATTTTACGTTAAAGATGATGAAAATAACTGCCACGAGGTTTATTTTGAAGATGATCTAAGCTTGGATAAAATTGATCTAGTCCCAAAAAATGATGTGATTGAAACAAAAAATAAAAATTTTACTTATAAAAGCTATTTAAATCACTTAGAATTTAGTCTATGCAAGAAAATAGTGGCTTTTAGAGACAAATTAAAAGAAGTCTTAAATGACGAAAAGACGATGCCTAATGATGATAATAGCAGCTTTGCTATTGAATTTAAAAAGCAAGCTCTACTGAATATGAGAGATGAAATCTTAAAAGATTCAGGTGCTAAATTTCTTAATTCAAACACAAGACACAAAAAAGATATCAATGGCAAAATAACAATGCACAATCTATCAAGCATAATAGACCTTGACGGCATTGATAGTTATAAGATTTATGCCACAGAAAATGAAATTAAAGATAAAAATGGCAAAAAATCCTATGTGCTAAGCGACTTTATGCGAAAACGCGTTTTATTTGCAAAAGAGCTTACTTTGGCGAATGACCCTGTTGAAGCATTAGCAAAATCGATTAATGATTTTGGAAAGTTGCAGGAGGACTATCTCACAACATATTTGCCAAGTATGAGCCTTGATGAAATTTTAACCGAGCTTACCCAAAAGAAACTGATTTTTAAAAGTTTAGAAAACAACGGCTATGAGCTAGCAAGCGAATTTCTAAGTGGAAATGTAAAAGCCAAACACGCCAAGATCGTTAAAATGATAAATGATAAAATTAGCTTTGATGGCGTTTCATTAACCCCGCAAGAAGTTGCTAACGAGCTTGAAGCGTATTTTCCTGATTTTGTAAATTATGAAGATTTGGAGGTAAATTTCGGTTCAAACTATGTTGATATTCAAATTTATGAAGATTTTATAAGACAAACATTCTTTTACGAGCCTGAAAAGATACAGGTAAAACTTGAGTATATAGACGGCACTTATGTTTTAAATGATTTTGAAATATTTAGCGAGAGGATCGCCGATGACGGCGTAACAATAGAAAAAAGATTTAAATTTGCCACGTCTGCCGACTTAAATGATAATGCGCTAAACGTAATGGTTAAAAATGAAGCTGGAGAAATAAAATTTAATACTAGGAAAATATTAGAACTTGTAATTAACAATCAAAGCCTAGAAGTTAAAAGATACGAAAAGCAGCTTGACGGCTCAATAAAAACAATAATCGAGCTAGCCCCGACAAAACAAGCAATGGATAACGCCGAGGTTATAAAAGAGCTATTTGATAGTTATTGCTTCAATAATGAAAAAGTTAGAGACAGCATAGAGCAAAGCTATAATCAGAAAATCAATGTTTTTGCAAGCAAGAACGTTAAATTTGATGAGTATCTAAAATTTGATGATTTAAATAACGATATAAAACTTCGCCCGCACCAAAAAGACGCAGTTTATAAAGGTATTATGAAAAATTCATTACTGCTAGATCATCAAGTGGGGGCTGGAAAAACTCTTGCCAGTATCGCGATAGCGATGGAGCAAAAACGTATGGGAATAATTAAAAAAGCCCTTGTTTTAGTTCCAAATCATCTTACGCGTCAATGGGCGGATGAGTTTTTACGCGCCTATCCTGCCGCAAATATACTTGTCGGCGATAAGATTGATAGTAAAAAAGCTAGAAAAGAATTTTTATATAAAGCTAGATTTGGCGAATTTGACGCTATCATTATGAAACATTCTACGTTTGAAAATATGAATGTAATGCAAAGCTATCAAGAGGACGTGATAAGAGATCAGATTGAAAATTTAACAAAGGCAATTGAAGAAAGAAAGGGTGCAAGAGAGAGCGAGAAAGACGAAAATAAATTTCAGATGTATCTTAATAATCAAATCGCAAAATTAAAAAGAAAGCTTGAAAAGCAGGCAAAAGGTAAGAAATTTGATGAAGAGATAGCATTTGAAGATCTAGGCATCGATGCTTTATTCGTCGATGAAGCTCACAATTTTAAAAATTTATTTATCAGCACGAATTTGCAAGGCGTAAAGGGCTTGCCGCTAACAGATAGCGATAAGGCTATGAAAATGCTATGCGCCACTAGATACTGCATAGAAAATGGCTATAAGCTATATTTTATGACTGGAACTCCAGTTAGCAACTCGATCAGTGAATTTTATATTATGCAAAATTATTTGCAACCGCAAGTGTTAAAAGAGCTAGGATTAAGTTTTTTTGATGATTGGCAAAAAGCTTTTACTAAAGTTACTCTAAATGAAGAGCTTGATAGTAGTGGAGTTAATTACAAGATAGTTCCACGTTTGGCGAAATTTATTAACGTTCCCGAGCTTATGAATATCTATAAGCAAAATACTGATATTGTCTCAAATGAAGATATTGAAAGTAAAATAGGCAAATTTGTCCCTAGTATAAAAGGCAATACGCCAACTAACATAATAATTCCTAGAAGCGATGAAATAGCGAATTTTATAGGCGTAGAGGACGAAAACGGCAACTATAATCAGGGTTCGATCATTTATAGGATGGATCATATCGATAAATCAAATAAAAAAGAGAATATATTAAGTCTAACTACAGAAGCAAGAAAAGCGGCTCTTGATTATAGAATGATAGACCCGTTTAGCCCAAAAACGGAAAATTCAAAAATAGCGGAGCTTGTAAGAAAGGCAATAGAACACTATAAAGACGAAA
Above is a window of Campylobacter sp. RM16187 DNA encoding:
- a CDS encoding SNF2-related protein — its product is MIYNTLLAISENNKIYGTLIESDRLDIQNLKDLQVDFFKNTIDTEIHFFNGEYISDINLDDFTQQITTKIIFNKDNNEILVYNDNKIIQTIQGENNVYSIAETSGRTNNIIQTTNDFGRSSSREFERELGNSDNGQHNIGTDDGEKKGNLIQNVGYSGKSITDELIGDIKTDRESAIKPTGDIRLSTQQSTNALSDNEFPKFELGARIDNLLRSELANKIISAFISNFNGTRIGENRTEFGERDQARVGWSDNDIAEYGYDTDDTGEQISSEYDGGGQREFSGSGYLGEFGLFSQRDTDAKREAGEPDREFANEQSTNQSELGGFENGNDEHTIGDNAGQEQFTDDLEQSETKFDDTNGQGDNAEFASFDDTTDSNAIFNGSTEQEYIDEIYRAEDNADNSNISELHSQDEPSGTNEPNQTGSDELSKEQSVNQTSQTVEQLEPDEAIKENNKLFLTFSSYQFLVKYKAEGYKGKFDFNLTKRERVKANYEALKLTQIILTDINRKDPIATPSEQEILAKFSGYGGLKEFFVEDRFQEQRSELLELVGQENFDDLMRSSENAYYTPDDLITRMYDGLNELGVSKKEKVYALEPSCGIGRFISLAPSNFIFEAIEKDKITATIAKLLHPNIKIYNDGFENVNTYREYDVVVGNPPFGQDKINDYKSRGNKQSIHNYFAIRAGELIKEGGVVSFVISSYFLDSSTDTQRSIMSENGEFISAFRLPSSIFQHTEVLTDVFYYTKLADEEKGNKARNSNFLVSSNRARSFSNQQEIGLNEYFDINPQNLIGLPDVRTNQFGQNVLALEEDSGNRWQDELRIRIHEEHEFRGDIFKLNEPNVTPTTEIPFYEMTDEEVRYIYSLANGNLFEFDGKFYVKDDENNCHEVYFEDDLSLDKIDLVPKNDVIETKNKNFTYKSYLNHLEFSLCKKIVAFRDKLKEVLNDEKTMPNDDNSSFAIEFKKQALLNMRDEILKDSGAKFLNSNTRHKKDINGKITMHNLSSIIDLDGIDSYKIYATENEIKDKNGKKSYVLSDFMRKRVLFAKELTLANDPVEALAKSINDFGKLQEDYLTTYLPSMSLDEILTELTQKKLIFKSLENNGYELASEFLSGNVKAKHAKIVKMINDKISFDGVSLTPQEVANELEAYFPDFVNYEDLEVNFGSNYVDIQIYEDFIRQTFFYEPEKIQVKLEYIDGTYVLNDFEIFSERIADDGVTIEKRFKFATSADLNDNALNVMVKNEAGEIKFNTRKILELVINNQSLEVKRYEKQLDGSIKTIIELAPTKQAMDNAEVIKELFDSYCFNNEKVRDSIEQSYNQKINVFASKNVKFDEYLKFDDLNNDIKLRPHQKDAVYKGIMKNSLLLDHQVGAGKTLASIAIAMEQKRMGIIKKALVLVPNHLTRQWADEFLRAYPAANILVGDKIDSKKARKEFLYKARFGEFDAIIMKHSTFENMNVMQSYQEDVIRDQIENLTKAIEERKGARESEKDENKFQMYLNNQIAKLKRKLEKQAKGKKFDEEIAFEDLGIDALFVDEAHNFKNLFISTNLQGVKGLPLTDSDKAMKMLCATRYCIENGYKLYFMTGTPVSNSISEFYIMQNYLQPQVLKELGLSFFDDWQKAFTKVTLNEELDSSGVNYKIVPRLAKFINVPELMNIYKQNTDIVSNEDIESKIGKFVPSIKGNTPTNIIIPRSDEIANFIGVEDENGNYNQGSIIYRMDHIDKSNKKENILSLTTEARKAALDYRMIDPFSPKTENSKIAELVRKAIEHYKDESYPNGTQLIFCDMGVSKQNSQKIDINSDALSSFETLEQIVCRLELDVIENEDGESVYVRYHQGKDGKKTDKIVKEYSVEELIEEQGDKFDVYADILKELVKAGVAQEQIAFIGDAKTDIAKQNLFEKMNRGEIRFLIGSTSKMGAGTNVQRLGVAMHELDCPWRPCDLQQRLGRFIRQGNYWFERDPNFEMSVYRYATEQTYDARMFQVNEQKLRPLAQIKKGNFGDGVRVFDSIDAEVANIAEMKAYATGNMFVLEKHRIANFIQTEERLYENYKKSIIANEKNYKKANANIVEEKEAIDFLRNIVNLKIDDNENYAIKAFGIDTTRKAKSKEDENDFKLRKEKITQILNKFARGESGKDIVALELKGITLMLQHKFTYSMLDGSSKSHIEGILSDKNDNTFAPQNLIFTGRIGALCVDISYDGMLQRVENTIKNANHIFNIHNNNLKEAEDKAKLYGRFLESNKLDNYNRGDILKTLKEDLKNINEIFRIRNELRKQGIVINDLNAEQIADLAPKYPQFLNKNGKLEPKTSMAIDDISSVQTQEVKAQEQVEQSNQPPSVDIQIDGKIEPIEIKLKEYSDQDTEEEKFNIILENDRILKEARRAKSILG